The proteins below come from a single Mustela erminea isolate mMusErm1 chromosome 14, mMusErm1.Pri, whole genome shotgun sequence genomic window:
- the JMJD1C gene encoding probable JmjC domain-containing histone demethylation protein 2C isoform X5, whose product MAMAVETRLELVGKRFLCVAVGEEARPERRESGRCWRGWRAGVIRAVSHRDSRNPDLAFSTQFSLVEKMDAKEEVYVEFDDLEWDKREWVKVYEDFSTFLVEYHLIWARRIDPSQTQGSKSKQIQWPALTFKPLVEKSIPSSITAVEFLVDKQLDFLTEDSAFQPYQDDIDSLNPVLRDNPQLQEEVKVWVKEQKVQEIFMQGPYSLNGYRVRVYRQDSATQWFTGIITHHDLFTRTMIVMNDQVLEPQNVDPSMVQMTFLDDVVHSLLKGENIGITSRRRSRASQNSNTVHGHYTRAQANSPRPAMNSQAAVPKQNTHQQQQQRNIRPSKRKGSDSSIPDEEKMKEEKYDYIARGENPKGKNKQLMNKRRKPEEDEKKLNMKRLRTDNVSDFSESSDSENSNKRMINNSSEQKPENELKNKNTSKINGEEGKSQNNEKIGEETLILDSQPPWDQIQEDKKHEEPEKPKSLDSQLQEKMIIHSSEQATLSDHNPNDLLLQECSMEKTHTLELLPKEKFVSRPPTPKCVIDITNDTNSEKVAQEISSTFGLQTLQKMDPNVNDSKHSIANAKYLETAKQDSDQSWVSDVVKVDLTQSNVRSVSSGNDHPNMEKEKNQYVSYMSSLSTVSVTEDKLHKRSPPPETVKSKLNTSADALKTKSNPSPEVIKPKITHSPDSVKSKATYVNNQAAGERRLANKIEHELSRCSFHSVPTRGSTLEATKSPLIIDKNEHFTVYRDPALVGSETGANHISPFLNQHPFPLHSSSHRTCLNPGTHHPALTPAPHLLAGSSSQTPLPTINTHPLTSGPHHSVHHPHLLPAVLPGVPTASLLGGHPRLETAHASSLSHLALAHQQQQQLLQHQSPHLLGQAHPSASYNQLGLYPIIWQYPNGTHAYSGLGLPSSKWVHPENAVNAESSLRRNSPSPWLHQPTPVTSADGIGLLSHIPVRPSSAEPHRSLKITAHSSPPLTKSLIDHHKDELERKAFIEPLRSVASTSAKNDLDLNRSQTGKDGLLHRHFVDPVLNQLQRQPQETGERLHKYKEEHRRILQESIDVAPFTTKIKGLEGERDNYSRVPLSSSSPKSHVILKQDKDVECSVSDLYKMKHSVPQSLPQSNYFTTLSNSVVNEPPRSYPSKEVSNIYTEKQSNSVAVAANPQTLTSFISSLSKPPPLIKHQPESEGLVGKIPEHLPHQIASHSVTTFRNDCRSPTHLTVSSTNALRSMPALHRAPVFHPPIHHSLERKESNYSSLSPPTLTPVMPVNAGGKVQESQKPPTLIPEPKDSQAHFKSSSEQSLSEMWKSNNNLSKEKAEWHVEKSSGKSQAAMASVIVRPPSRTKLESVPAMQSGSKDRVSERSSTGANQTDCLKPAEAGETGRIILPSVNSDSAHIKSEKNVQAVSQGSVPSSVMSAVNTMCNTKTDVFTSAATTTSVSSWGGSEIIYSLSNTILASKSLECTSSKSVSHSVAQIQECRVSTTAPVTPASSQTGSAAQPSSGFSGTTDFIHLKKHKAALAAAQYKSSNVTETEPNAVKNQTSTTSPLLDSTVVCSTINKANSVGNGQASQTSQPNYHTKLKKAWLTRHSEEDKNTNKMENSGNSVSEIIKPCSVNLIASTSNDIQNSVDSKIIVDKYVKDDKVSRRKAKRTYESGSESGDSDESESKSEQRTKRQPKPTYKKKQNDLQKKKGDIEEDLKPNGVLSRSAKEKSKLKLQSNSNSAGIPRSVLKDWRKVKKLKQTGESFLQDDSCCEIGPNLQKCRECRLIRSKKGEEPTHSPVFCRFYYFRRLSFSKNGVVRIDGFSSPDQYDDEAMSLWTHENYDDDELDVETSKYILDIIGDKFCQLVTSEKTALSWVKKDAKIAWKRAVRGVREMCDACEATLFNIHWVCQKCGFVVCLDCYKAKERKSSRDKELYAWMKCVKGQPHDHKHLMPTQIIPGSVLTDLLDAMHTLREKYGIKSHCHCTNKQNIQVGNFPAMNGVSQVLQNVLNHSNKISLCMPESQQQNNPQKSESKGNSSPGSDESTDSKLTPPESQSPLHWLADLAEQKSREEKKRKQRICP is encoded by the exons gtccttATTCCTTAAATGGCTACAGAGTGAGAGTATATAGACAAGACTCTGCCACCCAGTGGTTTACTGGCATAATTACTCATCATGATCTCTTCACTCGCACCATGATCGTTATGAATGATCAG GTACTAGAACCACAGAATGTCGATCCTTCTATGGTTCAAATGACCTTTCTAGATGATGTTGTTCACTCTTTGTTAAAAGGTGAAAATATTGGCATTACATCACGGCGAAGGTCTCGTGCCAGTCAAAATAGCAACACTGTTCAC GGTCATTATACACGTGCCCAAGCAAATAGTCCCAGACCAGCAATGAACTCCCAAGCTGCTGTACCAAAACAGAATACCCACcagcaacagcaacaaagaaATATTCGTCCAAGTAAGAGGAAGGGCTCAGATAGCAGTATACCAGATGAAGAGAAGATGAAGGAGGAAAAGTATGATTATATAGCACGAGGAG aaaatcctaaagggaaaaacaaacagttgatgaataaaagaaggaaacctgaggaggatgaaaagaaactaaatatgAAAAGGTTACGAACCGACAATGTTTCAGATTTTTCTGAGAGCAGTGACtcagaaaattcaaataagaGAATGATAAATAATTCCTCAGAGCAGAAGCCAGAGAatgagttgaaaaataaaaacacttcaaagataaatggagaagaaggaaaatcccagaataatgagaaaatagGAGAAGAGACACTAATATTAGATAGCCAGCCTCCCTGGGATCAAATACAGGAAGATAAAAAACATGAAGAACCAGAGAAACCGAAATCTCTTGACTCTCAGCTGCAAGAAAAAATGATTATTCATTCATCAGAGCAGGCCACACTTTCTGATCATAATCCTAATGATTTACTTCTTCAGGAATGCAGTATGGAAAAAACACATACATTGGAATTATTACCAAAGGAGAAGTTTGTATCCAGACCACCCACACCAAAATGTGTTATTGATATTACGAATGATACTAATTCAGAAAAGGTGGCTCAGGAAATCTCAAGTACCTTTGGCCTTCAGACACTTCAGAAAATGGATCCTAATGTTAACGATTCAAAACATTCTATTGCAAATGCGAAATACTTGGAAACAGCAAAACAAGATTCTGATCAGAGCTGGGTTAGTGATGTAGTTAAAGTAGATTTAACCCAATCAAATGTTAGAAGTGTTTCCTCAGGAAATGATCACCCGaatatggaaaaagagaaaaatcagtatgTCTCTTACATGTCTTCTCTAAGTACAGTTTCTGTCACAGAAGATAAGCTACATAAACGAAGCCCACCCCCAGAGACAGTAAAATCTAAGCTTAATACTTCAGCAGATGCTCTCAAGACAAAATCGAATCCCTCGCCTGAAGTTATTAAACCCAAAATTACCCATTCTCCTGATTCTGTAAAGTCTAAGGCCACTTATGTGAACAACCAAGCTGCTGGTGAGAGAAGACTAGCAAATAAGATAGAACATGAATTATCAAGATGCAGTTTTCATTCAGTTCCTACTCGAGGCAGTACATTGGAAGCTACAAAGAGCCCGCTTATTATTGATAAAAATGAGCATTTCACAGTTTACAGAGATCCTGCACTTGTTGGGTCAGAAACAGGAGCTAATCACATTTCACCTTTCTTAAACCAGCATccctttcctcttcattcttcatCCCATAGAACCTGTTTAAATCCGGGTACCCATCACCCTGCCTTAACTCCTGCCCCTCACTTACTTGCTGGTTCATCCAGTCAAACTCCATTACCTACCATTAACACACACCCTCTGACTAGTGGTCCACACCATTCTGTTCATCACCCTCATTTACTTCCTGCCGTGTTACCTGGAGTGCCTACTGCCTCCCTACTTGGTGGCCACCCACGACTAGAGACTGCACATGCCAGCAGCTTGAGCCACTTAGCATTAGCACACCAGCAACAGCAACAGTTGTTACAGCACCAGTCACCTCATCTTCTTGGACAAGCCCATCCTTCTGCTTCATATAATCAGCTTGGACTTTATCCAATTATTTGGCAATATCCAAATGGAACACATGCATACTCAGGACTTGGTCTACCTTCTTCAAAGTGGGTTCACCCAGAAAATGCAGTTAATGCTGAATCTTCATTAAGGAGG AATTCTCCCAGTCCTTGGTTACATCAACCCACCCCTGTGACTTCAGCAGATGGTATTGGATTACTTAGTCACATTCCTGTCAGACCTTCCAGTGCAGAGCCTCATCGGTCTCTTAAAATTACAGCACATTCCAGTCCACCATTGACAAAAAGTTTAATAGATCACCATAAAGA TGAATTGGAGAGGAAAGCTTTTATTGAACCTTTACGTTCTGTTGCATCCACATCAGCGAAAAATGACTTGGATCTAAATAGGTCACAGACTGGAAAAGATGGTTTATTGCACAGACATTTTGTGGATCCTGTACTGAATCAATTACAGAGACAACCCCAGGAGACTGGAGAGAGATTACACAAATATAAGGAGGAACATCGTCGAATCCTTCAAGAAAGTATTGATGTTGCTCCCTTTACAACTAAAATCAAGGGGCTTGAGGGTGAGAGGGATAATTATTCCAGAGTACCATTGTCATCTTCTAGCCCTAAAAGCCATGTCATCCtcaaacaagacaaagatgtagAGTGTTCAGTATCAGATCTTTATAAAATGAAGCACTCAGTGCCTCAGAGTTTGCCCCAAAGTAACTATTTCACTACATTATCTAATAGTGTGGTCAATGAACCACCACGGTCATATCCATCCAAAGAGGTTTCAAATATTTACACTGAAAAACAGAGTAATTCTGTTGCAGTAGCAGCTAATCCTCAAACTctgacttcatttatttcatcTCTTTCAAAGCCTCCACCTTTAATTAAACACCAACCAGAAAGTGAAGGTTTAGTAGGCAAGATACCAGAACATCTTCCCCATCAAATTGCTTCTCACTCAGTAACCACTTTCAGAAATGATTGTAGGAGTCCTACCCATTTGACAGTTTCTTCTACAAATGCACTCCGGAGCATGCCTGCTTTACACAGAGCACCAGTATTTCATCCACCAATCCATCACAgcctggaaagaaaggaaagcaactATAGTAGTCTTTCCCCTCCAACTTTAACCCCAGTCATGCCTGTAAATGCTGGTGGGAAAGTTCAAGAATCACAAAAGCCTCCAACTCTAATTCCAGAGCCGAAAGACTCTCAGGCACATTTTAAGAGTTCTTCTGAACAAAGTTTGTCAGAAATGTGGAAATCTAATAATAACCTCAGTAAAGAGAAAGCTGAATGGCATGTAGAGAAAAGCAGTGGAAAGTCACAGGCTGCTATGGCATCTGTCATTGTACGTCCACCATCTCGTACAAAACTTGAGAGTGTGCCAGCAATGCAGTCAGGTTCCAAAGATCGAGTTAGTGAAAGATCTTCAACTGGGGCAAACCAAACAGATTGCCTCAAACCAGCAGAAGCTGGAGAGACTGGAAGAATCATTCTGCCAAGTGTGAATTCAGACAGTGCTCACATAAAATCCGAAAAAAATGTCCAGGCTGTCTCACAGGGCAGTGTTCCCAGTTCAGTCATGTCTGCTGTAAATACAATGTGTAATACCAAAACGGATGTATTCACATCTGCTGCCACTACCACTAGTGTTTCCAGCTGGGGTGGttcagaaataatttattctttatcaaaTACCATTTTGGCCTCTAAATCCTTAGAATGTACCTCTTCAAAAAGTGTCAGTCATTCAGTGGCTCAAATACAAGAATGCAGGGTCAGCACCACAGCTCCAGTTACACCAGCCAGTAGTCAGACAGGAAGTGCTGCTCAGCCCAGTTCTGGGTTCTCAGGCACAActgattttatccatttaaaaaagcACAAGGCAGCATTGGCTGCAGCTCAGTATAAAAGTAGTAATGTCACTGAGACTGAACCTAATGCTGTGAAAAATCAGACATCTACAACCTCCCCTCTCTTGGATAGCACTGTAGTCTGTAGTACAATAAACAAAGCAAACTCTGTAGGAAATGGGCAAGCATCCCAGACAAGTCAACCTAACTACCATACTAAGCTGAAAAAGGCCTGGCTTACTAGACACTCAGAGGaagataaaaatactaataaaatggaaaattcagggAATTCTGTATCAGAAATTATTAAGCCATGTTCTGTCAATTTAATAGCCTCTACATCTAATGATATACAAAATAGTGTAGATAGTAAGATCATAGTtgataaatatgtaaaagatGATAAAGTCAGTAGGAGAAAAGCCAAAAGAACTTACGAATCTGGCTCTGAAAGTGGAGACTCAGATGAAAGTGAAAGCAAGTCAGAGCAAAGGACTAAGAGGCAACCTAAGCCAACttacaaaaagaagcaaaatgattTGCAGAAGAAAAAAGGTGACATAGAAGAAGATTTAAAACCCAATGGGGTCCTCAGCAGGAGtgccaaagaaaaaagtaaactgaaATTGCAGAGCAACAGTAATAGTg CTGGTATCCCTCGTTCAGTATTAAAAGATTGGCGTAAAGTCAAGAAGCTGAAGCAAACTGGGGAATCCTTTTTACAGGATGACTCCTGCTGTGAGATAGGGCCTAATTTGCAAAAGTGCCGGGAATGTAGACTTATTCGGAGTAAAAAAGGAGAAGAACCAACTCATTCACCAGTGTTTTGTAGATTTTACTACTTTAGACG attGTCATTTAGTAAAAATGGAGTGGTTAGAATAGATGGTTTTTCTTCTCCTGACCAATATGATGATGAAGCTATGAGCTTATGGACACATGAAAATTACGATGATGATGAACTAGATGTAGAAACTTCAAAATACATCTTGGATATCATAGGTGATAAGTTCTGTCAGTTAGTAACATCGGAAAAAACAGCTTTGTCCTGGGTGAAAAAGGATG cCAAAATTGCCTGGAAAAGAGCAGTGAGAGGAGTCCGGGAAATGTGTGACGCATGTGAAGCAACATTGTTTAACATTCATTGGGTCTGCCAAAAATGTGGATTTGTGGTCTGCTTAGATTGTTATaaggcaaaggaaaggaagagctcTAGAG ATAAAGAACTGTATGCTTGGATGAAGTGTGTGAAGGGACAGCCTCATGATCACAAACATTTAATGCCAACTCAAATTATACCCGGTTCTG ttttgaCAGATCTTCTAGATGCAATGCATACTCTTAGAGAAAAATATGGTATTAAATCCCATTGTCATTGCACTAACAAACAGAATATACAAGTTGGAAATTTTCCTGCAATGAATGGTGTATCTCAA GTTTTACAGAATGTTCTTAATCACAGTAATAAAATTTCTCTGTGCATGCCTGAGTCTCAGCAGCAAAATAACCCTCAGAAGTCTGAGAGTAAAGGCAACAGCAGCCCAGGGAGTGACGAAAGCACAGACAGCAAGTTAACTCCTCCAGAATCCCAGTCACCGCTGCATTGGTTAGCAGATCTTGCAGAGCAAAagtccagagaggaaaaaaaa agaaaacaaagaatttgcccttga